The following coding sequences are from one Rhodobiaceae bacterium window:
- a CDS encoding acetyltransferase (GNAT) domain protein — translation MGLKKTTTVTHLEMLRQPSLSCPSPRGKFALMRAERPPIHFYRYLYDTVGRDYFWVTRKALSDQELAEIIHDDQIHIFILYLNGCPAGFSELDLRQMPNADLSFLGILPEFLGLGLGRFLLCETIEMAWMHHPQKLTVQTCTLDHPNALPLYQRNGFTPCGQEVIELEAPED, via the coding sequence ATGGGTCTGAAGAAAACGACAACAGTCACGCACCTTGAGATGCTGCGTCAACCAAGCTTGAGCTGCCCCTCCCCCCGCGGAAAATTTGCCCTCATGAGGGCCGAACGTCCCCCCATTCATTTCTACCGATATCTCTATGATACGGTCGGTCGGGATTATTTTTGGGTCACCCGAAAAGCTTTGAGCGATCAAGAGCTCGCCGAGATCATTCATGACGATCAGATTCACATCTTCATTCTCTACCTGAATGGATGTCCCGCTGGCTTCTCAGAGCTTGATCTCCGACAGATGCCAAACGCAGACTTGTCATTCCTGGGAATATTGCCGGAATTTCTGGGCTTGGGCCTCGGGCGATTTTTGCTATGCGAAACGATTGAAATGGCCTGGATGCATCATCCCCAAAAACTGACAGTGCAAACCTGCACGCTCGATCATCCCAACGCACTGCCGCTCTATCAGCGCAATGGCTTCACGCCCTGCGGGCAGGAGGTTATCGAGCTTGAAGCGCCAGAGGATTAA
- a CDS encoding polysaccharide deacetylase: MSLKSTLFRSALLTLHKSGLHSLSPRSLSGVGIVFMLHRVRPAPKTNGFAPNALLEITPEYLNAVLTTVSALDYDLVSMDEAHRRLQQRHFDRKFAVFTMDDGYKDNLEFAAPIFAKHQAPFTVYLSSGMPDGTLDLWWMGLEAAIRCQDHLNWNWAGTNYELALDTAEQKQNAFETLYWPLRNLPELDQRIAIRDLARHCGVDMRQLTRDCALTWDEARELSNHAYCSLGAHTVDHFALSRLSEAESRRELVEGADRIKQETGDWPRHLAFPYGDGGSAGPREYELAQFLGFDTAVTTQKGFLTEAHGINPYAIPRLSLNGDYQDLRMLEVLMSGMPFALASLLPSVETA; encoded by the coding sequence ATGAGCCTCAAATCGACACTGTTTCGCTCAGCATTATTGACGTTGCACAAATCAGGTCTCCACAGCCTGAGCCCTCGCAGTCTGTCCGGCGTCGGTATCGTGTTTATGCTGCATAGAGTGCGACCTGCTCCTAAAACCAATGGATTTGCCCCCAACGCGCTTTTGGAGATCACACCGGAATATCTCAACGCGGTTCTGACGACTGTCTCAGCTCTAGATTATGACCTTGTGAGTATGGATGAGGCTCACCGACGCCTGCAGCAGCGCCACTTTGACCGAAAGTTCGCCGTCTTCACCATGGATGACGGTTACAAGGACAATCTGGAATTTGCTGCGCCCATCTTCGCCAAACACCAGGCACCCTTCACCGTTTACCTGAGTTCAGGCATGCCAGACGGAACTCTTGATCTCTGGTGGATGGGGTTGGAAGCAGCAATCCGGTGCCAAGACCATTTGAACTGGAACTGGGCAGGCACCAACTACGAGCTTGCTTTGGACACTGCTGAGCAGAAACAAAATGCCTTTGAAACCCTCTATTGGCCCCTAAGGAACCTGCCAGAGCTCGATCAGCGGATCGCAATTCGGGACCTTGCAAGACATTGTGGTGTCGATATGAGGCAACTCACCCGCGATTGTGCGCTTACCTGGGATGAAGCAAGAGAGCTCTCCAACCATGCCTATTGCTCGCTAGGGGCGCATACAGTCGATCATTTTGCCCTTTCGAGGCTTTCTGAAGCAGAATCCCGCCGCGAACTCGTTGAAGGCGCTGACCGAATAAAGCAGGAAACCGGCGATTGGCCGCGTCATCTGGCCTTCCCGTATGGCGATGGTGGTTCGGCAGGCCCTCGCGAGTATGAGCTGGCACAATTTCTGGGGTTCGATACTGCCGTGACGACACAGAAGGGCTTTCTAACAGAAGCACATGGGATCAATCCCTATGCCATCCCCAGATTGTCTTTGAACGGTGACTATCAGGACCTGAGGATGCTGGAAGTACTGATGAGCGGCATGCCGTTTGCGCTGGCGAGCCTTCTACCGTCTGTCGAGACCGCCTGA
- the nudF gene encoding ADP-ribose pyrophosphatase, whose protein sequence is MTSRLTLTARSTEDVQVLKRETIGKGWGQLERYHLKHRRFDETWSEAIDRDLYTIGEVAVVLVYDPKQDTVLLTEQFRTCGLRYGEATWLVEAIAGLIDNDDDPEETARREAQEEAGCEITDLVHISTYYSSPGGNGERIYLYAASADLSEAGGVFGLAHEHEDIRAVAVPFTDALAACDDGRIIDGKTLIAVNWLARHKGKLAP, encoded by the coding sequence ATGACCTCGCGACTAACGCTCACAGCACGCAGTACAGAAGATGTTCAAGTTCTCAAGAGAGAAACAATTGGCAAGGGCTGGGGACAACTCGAAAGATATCATCTAAAGCACCGGCGATTTGATGAGACTTGGTCGGAGGCGATCGACCGCGACCTCTATACAATCGGTGAGGTTGCTGTTGTGCTGGTCTATGATCCGAAACAAGACACCGTGCTGCTGACAGAACAATTTCGCACTTGCGGGCTGCGCTATGGGGAAGCAACCTGGCTCGTTGAGGCAATCGCTGGCCTCATCGACAACGATGACGATCCGGAAGAAACAGCTCGCAGAGAAGCGCAGGAGGAGGCGGGCTGCGAAATTACCGATCTTGTACACATATCGACCTACTATTCTTCACCAGGCGGAAATGGCGAACGCATCTATCTGTATGCAGCGTCAGCAGATCTGTCAGAAGCCGGTGGTGTCTTTGGCTTGGCGCATGAACATGAAGACATTCGTGCTGTCGCCGTTCCTTTCACCGATGCCCTCGCCGCCTGCGACGACGGGAGGATCATCGATGGGAAGACTCTTATCGCGGTCAACTGGCTCGCCCGTCACAAAGGCAAGCTAGCACCATAA
- a CDS encoding acetyltransferase (GNAT) domain protein, producing the protein MSLGFDEIAPKRLDPGQSARRMPLPERASVLLSVHTEFATVEAIWRQFQKTADCFAFQSFDFLETWYEHIGVRDNLEIQIVVAWDINAKPLMILPLGIETSGLVRTLTWLGNGVNDYNAPLLAPGFTDRVSPGEFSLVWEDIVAALPSHDLVELMHQPAEIEGQANPFMELTTELNASGAHMTTLGVDFDAYYREKRNAKARSHLRNRRKKLEALGEIAFVQPDTEDELFLSIDKLIELKTVSLNAMGAKNFLKQPGYEDFYTSLATKLNSTGGVHVSHLEVGGEYVAGIWGLVHKQRFYYLLASYDGATYGRYKPGVQALVETMRWATEQGVKTFDFTVGDESYKSKWCEIHIDLHNHLAANTIRGSIALLKTRLFLSAKRKIKQTPILWDSFTKYRARFLAK; encoded by the coding sequence ATGTCGCTTGGTTTTGATGAAATAGCGCCTAAAAGACTCGATCCAGGACAAAGCGCTCGCCGCATGCCGTTGCCGGAGCGGGCATCCGTGCTTTTGTCCGTGCACACCGAATTCGCCACCGTTGAGGCAATCTGGCGACAATTTCAAAAAACCGCGGACTGTTTTGCGTTTCAAAGCTTCGATTTTCTGGAAACCTGGTATGAGCATATTGGCGTTCGAGATAATCTAGAGATCCAGATTGTTGTTGCCTGGGATATCAACGCCAAGCCGCTCATGATCTTGCCTTTAGGGATTGAAACAAGCGGCCTCGTGCGCACGCTCACCTGGCTGGGGAATGGCGTTAACGATTACAACGCACCATTGCTTGCTCCTGGATTTACGGACCGTGTTTCACCAGGAGAATTTTCTCTTGTGTGGGAAGATATTGTTGCTGCGTTGCCAAGCCATGATTTGGTTGAACTTATGCATCAGCCGGCTGAAATCGAGGGGCAGGCCAATCCCTTTATGGAGCTTACAACAGAACTTAATGCCAGCGGGGCTCATATGACGACGTTGGGCGTCGATTTTGACGCTTACTACAGGGAAAAACGCAACGCCAAGGCTCGGAGTCATCTGCGCAATCGCCGAAAAAAGCTTGAAGCGTTGGGTGAAATAGCCTTCGTCCAACCTGACACCGAGGATGAACTCTTCCTGTCCATTGATAAGCTGATTGAGCTCAAGACCGTGTCATTGAACGCGATGGGTGCCAAAAATTTTCTAAAGCAGCCGGGCTACGAAGATTTTTACACATCACTGGCGACGAAACTGAATAGCACTGGCGGCGTCCATGTTTCTCATTTGGAGGTGGGGGGTGAATACGTAGCTGGAATTTGGGGGCTTGTTCACAAACAACGTTTTTACTATCTGCTTGCCAGCTATGACGGGGCAACCTATGGGCGCTACAAACCAGGCGTGCAGGCTCTTGTCGAAACCATGCGCTGGGCCACTGAGCAAGGTGTTAAGACCTTTGATTTCACAGTTGGCGATGAGAGCTACAAAAGCAAATGGTGTGAAATTCACATCGATCTCCACAACCATTTAGCTGCAAACACAATCCGTGGTTCCATAGCGTTGCTCAAGACCCGGTTGTTTCTCTCTGCCAAACGCAAAATAAAGCAGACGCCGATCCTCTGGGACAGTTTCACCAAATACCGGGCGCGGTTTCTGGCCAAATAG
- a CDS encoding hypothetical protein (bacterial protein of unknown function (DUF899)): MAQNAIVSREEWVTARRELLEEEKSFSKARDALAAKRRALPWTKVDKTYEFETERGPQSLSALFEGRSQLIVQHFMFGPDWEEGCPSCSFWGDNFDRTVPHLAARDVAFVAVSRASLKTLLGYRDRLGWSFPWVSSLGNDFNFDFDVSFETDRDSNQPVYYNYKDTMFPASEAPGVSVFYKDDMGEIFHTYSVYARGLEDLNGTYRLLDTTPKGRDEDALSYPMEWVRRRDQY; this comes from the coding sequence ATGGCACAAAATGCGATTGTAAGCCGAGAGGAATGGGTGACCGCCCGCAGAGAGCTATTGGAGGAGGAGAAATCCTTCTCCAAAGCACGGGACGCGCTCGCAGCCAAACGTCGGGCGCTGCCCTGGACAAAGGTTGATAAGACCTATGAGTTTGAGACGGAACGGGGACCACAGTCTCTCAGCGCCCTGTTTGAAGGACGCAGTCAGCTTATCGTTCAACACTTCATGTTCGGCCCGGATTGGGAAGAGGGGTGCCCATCTTGCTCATTCTGGGGCGATAATTTTGATAGAACCGTGCCACACCTGGCTGCAAGAGACGTGGCTTTCGTAGCGGTTTCACGAGCGTCCCTGAAAACTCTTTTGGGATATCGCGATCGGCTCGGCTGGTCCTTCCCGTGGGTGTCTTCTCTGGGAAATGATTTCAACTTTGATTTTGATGTGTCGTTTGAAACCGACAGAGATTCTAATCAGCCGGTCTACTACAACTACAAGGACACAATGTTTCCCGCATCAGAAGCGCCAGGGGTCAGCGTCTTTTACAAGGATGATATGGGTGAGATTTTTCATACCTATTCCGTCTATGCGCGCGGTCTTGAGGATCTCAATGGCACCTATCGATTGCTCGATACGACGCCAAAAGGGCGTGATGAAGATGCGCTTTCTTACCCCATGGAGTGGGTCCGGCGGCGCGACCAGTACTAG
- a CDS encoding glutathione S-transferase, whose amino-acid sequence MKIHMFSGSGFAWRIQLACELKGIPYDPAYMQPTPENLKSAAFLKLSPRGKVPAIEADGYSLSESLAIMAYLEAKHPERPLFGKTPEETGQIWQKCLDFDLYVSGDFIPNLIAPIVQGRAVNEADAVRKGAATAHEELAKLDDGVGASGWIVGESVSAADITLYTMIEPVIRFATKPEILSLGLGFDSFASRYPRLQAWREKVQSLPEYDATYPVFWREVDEQLAAAS is encoded by the coding sequence ATGAAGATCCATATGTTTAGCGGTAGCGGCTTTGCCTGGCGAATACAGCTTGCCTGCGAGTTAAAAGGCATTCCCTACGACCCAGCCTACATGCAGCCGACACCGGAAAACCTCAAGTCAGCAGCTTTTCTGAAGCTTAGCCCTCGTGGAAAGGTTCCAGCGATTGAAGCGGATGGATACTCCTTGTCGGAGTCGCTGGCGATTATGGCCTATCTGGAGGCAAAGCATCCTGAGCGTCCGCTGTTTGGAAAGACGCCAGAGGAGACAGGTCAAATCTGGCAAAAATGCCTCGATTTTGACCTTTACGTTTCTGGCGATTTCATTCCCAACCTGATCGCACCCATTGTCCAGGGCCGCGCGGTGAACGAAGCTGATGCAGTCCGTAAGGGTGCTGCGACCGCCCACGAGGAGCTTGCCAAGCTTGACGATGGTGTTGGCGCCTCCGGTTGGATCGTTGGTGAGAGTGTCTCAGCAGCCGATATCACCCTCTATACGATGATTGAGCCGGTCATTCGATTTGCGACCAAGCCGGAGATTCTTTCTCTTGGCCTCGGCTTCGACAGCTTTGCCAGCAGATATCCAAGGCTGCAAGCATGGAGAGAGAAAGTGCAGAGCCTGCCGGAATATGACGCGACCTATCCGGTTTTCTGGCGCGAGGTTGACGAACAGCTTGCAGCGGCAAGCTAA
- a CDS encoding DoxX, whose amino-acid sequence MFSKILGDVPSDVESARADMIALVLRLSLGSVFVIGGWWKLSRALSPDHADALVSRYMAADGYINTFFQQYLFSGGIADFLTPLGFLILLSAFELVSGLALMAGFFVRALSFFYAFLMWSFVVALPVVTATGYPADTASHFSPALLVQIRDVGLSGMFLVLFHLGSGASSLDRRIFDRGWAQPQTDWDNYGLLLRLSVAVVFLVGGFFAGYGHIKSFVPMPVLLILVGLFLASGHLVRVAALSAFLIVAWYCFGKISFDATLWNNLNAIKRELAYLGATAVLVAVGGGKAFRPGTLLSAPHAALLGRKEAA is encoded by the coding sequence TTGTTTTCCAAAATTTTGGGTGACGTCCCCTCTGACGTCGAATCCGCGCGCGCGGACATGATCGCGCTCGTCCTGCGCTTAAGCCTTGGATCGGTTTTTGTTATTGGGGGCTGGTGGAAGCTGTCTCGCGCTTTAAGCCCTGACCATGCTGATGCACTGGTTAGCCGGTACATGGCTGCCGACGGATACATCAATACATTTTTTCAGCAATATTTGTTTTCAGGTGGAATAGCTGATTTTCTGACACCGCTTGGGTTTTTGATCCTTCTGTCTGCCTTTGAACTCGTTTCGGGGCTGGCTTTGATGGCGGGGTTCTTCGTGAGGGCGCTCAGTTTTTTCTATGCCTTTCTCATGTGGTCGTTTGTCGTTGCCTTGCCGGTCGTGACCGCTACAGGATATCCAGCCGACACCGCGTCCCATTTCTCGCCGGCATTGCTGGTGCAGATACGCGACGTGGGCTTGTCGGGGATGTTCCTAGTTCTGTTCCACCTTGGATCGGGCGCTTCATCGCTCGATCGGAGAATTTTTGATCGGGGCTGGGCGCAGCCTCAAACAGATTGGGACAATTACGGACTGCTGCTTCGGCTGTCGGTTGCGGTGGTGTTTTTGGTCGGCGGCTTTTTTGCTGGCTATGGCCACATCAAGTCGTTCGTGCCCATGCCTGTCCTTTTGATCCTGGTTGGTCTCTTCCTGGCCAGTGGACATCTGGTACGAGTGGCTGCTCTTTCAGCCTTTCTGATCGTTGCTTGGTATTGTTTCGGCAAAATCAGCTTTGACGCGACGCTCTGGAACAATCTGAATGCCATCAAGCGTGAACTGGCCTATCTCGGCGCAACAGCGGTTCTGGTCGCTGTCGGTGGAGGGAAGGCCTTTAGGCCGGGGACGTTACTGAGCGCGCCTCACGCCGCCCTGCTGGGGCGTAAAGAAGCCGCGTAG
- the sseA gene encoding 3-mercaptopyruvate sulfurtransferase has product MSSSVPPLVTVDWLAEHLTTPDVKILDGSWYLPQMGRDAEQEFLEAHVPGAVFLDLDEISDNDSPFPHMLPTPEKFSCRMKRLGIGDGHHVIVYDGAGLFSAARFWWMFKTMGHENVSVLDGGLPKWIAAGQKTDAGNSSSSARHHTARPNNTIRRNIEDMKRNLETRREQVVDARSQGRFAGTDPEPRPELSSGHMPGSLSLPFGNLLNEDGTLKARPELTRIFESAGVDLNQPIVTTCGSGVTAAIPYLALTVLGHPKIALYDGSWSEWAATDGAPIEKD; this is encoded by the coding sequence ATGTCATCGTCAGTCCCACCACTTGTGACAGTTGATTGGCTGGCTGAGCACCTAACAACGCCGGACGTGAAAATCCTCGACGGGTCCTGGTATCTGCCTCAAATGGGTCGCGATGCTGAACAGGAGTTTTTGGAAGCCCATGTTCCAGGTGCCGTGTTTCTCGATCTTGATGAGATCAGCGATAACGACAGCCCTTTCCCTCATATGCTTCCGACGCCAGAGAAATTTTCCTGTCGCATGAAACGACTGGGGATTGGCGATGGCCATCACGTCATCGTCTATGACGGCGCAGGCCTTTTCAGCGCAGCCCGTTTCTGGTGGATGTTCAAGACCATGGGTCACGAAAATGTCTCTGTCCTCGACGGTGGGCTTCCGAAATGGATCGCAGCGGGTCAGAAAACCGACGCAGGAAACAGCTCAAGCTCTGCGCGACACCACACTGCCCGCCCGAACAACACCATTCGCCGTAACATCGAGGACATGAAGCGCAACCTTGAAACCAGGCGCGAACAGGTGGTGGACGCACGCAGCCAAGGACGTTTCGCTGGAACAGACCCTGAGCCCCGCCCGGAGCTTTCCTCCGGCCATATGCCGGGAAGCTTGTCTCTTCCCTTCGGAAACCTTTTGAACGAAGACGGCACTCTTAAAGCGCGGCCGGAGCTGACACGCATATTCGAAAGCGCTGGTGTCGATCTCAATCAGCCCATCGTCACCACCTGTGGTTCCGGCGTCACTGCTGCCATTCCTTACCTTGCGCTTACAGTCCTAGGCCATCCTAAAATTGCGCTCTATGATGGGTCCTGGTCTGAATGGGCGGCCACTGATGGGGCGCCCATCGAGAAGGACTGA
- the ufaA1 gene encoding tuberculostearic acid methyltransferase UfaA1: protein MAESMSAPVQRKVGTPTFGQQHPMHQVSLNGVPWPARSVLKAASALGFGQLTVRLPDGRELTFQGEKEGTTANITINSYKFAWPIALNGSIGAAEAFLSGHWESDDIVAVLELFAENRSVFTGALNGLSLPLLLERAGHLLRRNSKSGSKKNIHYHYDLGNNFYKRWLDPTMTYSSARFQKPGEDLSAAQNNKYRSLAENMELGPDHSVLEIGCGWGGFAEYAASEIGCNVTALTISREQLDFARKRIFEKGLNEKVDVRYQDYRDVEEKFDRIASIEMFEAVGEQYWPAYFAKVRDALNPGGQAGLQIITIDDNSFETYRRSVDFIQRYIFPGGMLPSPSALKTQVTNAGLSWKTSTEFGLDYAETLARWRDRFLVAWPEIRELGFDERFRRMWEYYLAYCEAGFRSGNVDVTQLTLSRS from the coding sequence ATGGCAGAAAGTATGTCCGCCCCCGTTCAACGTAAAGTTGGAACACCCACATTTGGTCAGCAACATCCTATGCACCAGGTCTCACTCAACGGAGTTCCCTGGCCAGCACGAAGTGTTTTGAAGGCCGCAAGCGCACTTGGGTTTGGTCAACTCACCGTTCGTTTGCCCGATGGCCGAGAATTGACCTTCCAGGGCGAAAAGGAGGGAACGACCGCAAACATCACGATCAACTCGTACAAGTTTGCCTGGCCCATCGCTTTGAATGGCAGCATTGGAGCGGCGGAAGCTTTTCTTTCCGGTCACTGGGAGAGCGATGATATCGTCGCTGTTCTGGAACTCTTCGCGGAAAACCGGAGCGTGTTTACCGGTGCTCTTAACGGTCTGTCCCTTCCGCTCCTCCTTGAACGCGCCGGTCACCTGCTTCGTCGGAACAGCAAATCAGGATCCAAGAAGAACATCCATTATCACTACGACCTGGGAAACAATTTCTATAAGCGCTGGCTGGACCCGACGATGACATACTCGTCGGCTCGTTTCCAAAAACCGGGTGAAGACTTAAGCGCCGCACAAAACAATAAATATCGCTCTCTTGCCGAAAACATGGAACTAGGGCCCGACCATTCTGTTTTGGAGATTGGGTGCGGCTGGGGCGGTTTCGCTGAATATGCGGCAAGTGAAATTGGCTGCAATGTAACGGCCCTCACAATCTCCAGGGAGCAGCTGGATTTCGCACGGAAACGAATTTTCGAAAAAGGTCTGAATGAAAAAGTAGATGTCCGCTACCAGGACTATCGTGATGTCGAAGAGAAATTCGATCGTATTGCTTCCATTGAAATGTTCGAGGCAGTTGGTGAGCAATATTGGCCGGCCTATTTTGCGAAAGTCCGCGACGCTCTGAACCCCGGTGGTCAAGCCGGACTCCAAATCATCACGATTGATGACAACTCCTTTGAAACCTATCGACGTAGTGTCGACTTCATTCAGCGCTACATCTTTCCAGGAGGCATGCTTCCGTCACCTTCAGCGCTCAAAACACAAGTGACAAATGCAGGTCTGTCTTGGAAGACAAGCACGGAATTCGGTCTCGACTATGCCGAGACGCTGGCCCGGTGGCGCGATCGCTTTCTTGTGGCGTGGCCAGAAATCAGAGAGCTAGGTTTTGACGAACGTTTCCGGCGCATGTGGGAATATTACCTAGCTTACTGCGAAGCCGGGTTCCGGAGTGGCAATGTTGATGTCACCCAGCTTACTTTATCACGCTCCTAA
- a CDS encoding acetyltransferase (GNAT) domain protein, which translates to MTVFVCTVFAIPGMNHGLAVQIREKTEKLGFLEHKSVPDRNTKYQEDTPMSLSAQEIKYGSQVDGSADKTAHEARPSVLLSVHNEFSSVEAVWRRFEKVADGFAFQTFDFLETWFEHIGSKADIELQIVVAWGSKAKPLMILPLGIELTGSMRKLLWLGGDLNDYNGPLLAPNFLEHVAPGEFSKLWEDIQAVLPAYDIAELMRQPAMIDDQPNPFLELDTKLNASGAHMTSMGGDFDAYYDEKRNSKAKRHFRSRRKKLEEMGETVYVHPKSAKDIEASVEKLVELKSEALKAMGANDFLAKPGYADFYKALTLKSGSEGIAHVSHMEVAGDYVAGNWGLVHKGRFYYLLASYDGPKFGRFAPGVQALVETMKWAVGRGVDTFDFTIGDERYKHEWCETKIELHDHLSAETVKGRVALIRARMLLTAKRIIKQTPLLWESFTKLREKFAAK; encoded by the coding sequence ATGACGGTCTTTGTGTGCACGGTTTTTGCAATTCCTGGCATGAACCACGGTTTGGCTGTCCAAATTAGAGAAAAGACCGAAAAGCTGGGGTTTCTGGAGCACAAGAGTGTGCCAGATCGAAACACGAAATATCAGGAAGACACCCCCATGTCCCTTTCTGCACAGGAAATCAAGTACGGTTCACAGGTCGATGGTTCGGCTGATAAAACCGCGCACGAAGCTCGTCCGTCCGTTCTTCTGTCTGTCCACAATGAGTTTTCATCTGTGGAGGCTGTCTGGCGCCGGTTTGAAAAAGTTGCCGACGGTTTCGCATTCCAGACTTTTGATTTCCTGGAGACCTGGTTTGAGCATATTGGCTCGAAAGCTGACATTGAGCTTCAGATCGTCGTCGCCTGGGGCTCGAAAGCAAAGCCTTTGATGATTTTGCCTTTGGGGATCGAGCTGACCGGTTCTATGAGAAAGCTGTTGTGGCTCGGCGGCGACCTCAATGACTATAACGGACCTCTTTTGGCGCCAAACTTCCTCGAACATGTTGCGCCCGGCGAATTCTCAAAGCTATGGGAAGACATTCAGGCTGTCCTGCCTGCCTACGATATTGCGGAGCTGATGCGTCAGCCTGCCATGATTGACGATCAACCGAACCCCTTCCTTGAGCTGGACACGAAGCTCAATGCAAGTGGCGCACATATGACATCAATGGGCGGAGACTTTGATGCGTATTACGATGAAAAGAGAAATTCAAAAGCAAAGCGGCATTTTCGCAGTCGCCGTAAGAAGCTCGAAGAGATGGGTGAGACGGTTTACGTGCATCCCAAATCCGCGAAAGATATTGAAGCATCCGTAGAGAAGCTCGTTGAGCTCAAATCAGAAGCGCTGAAAGCAATGGGCGCTAATGATTTTCTAGCCAAACCTGGTTATGCCGATTTCTACAAAGCCCTGACGCTGAAATCCGGCTCAGAAGGCATTGCTCATGTTTCCCATATGGAAGTAGCTGGTGACTATGTTGCCGGCAATTGGGGACTGGTGCACAAAGGTCGCTTCTACTATCTGCTTGCGAGCTATGACGGCCCTAAGTTTGGCCGGTTTGCCCCTGGTGTGCAGGCGCTCGTCGAGACCATGAAATGGGCTGTTGGCCGAGGCGTAGATACGTTTGACTTCACCATTGGTGATGAACGCTACAAGCATGAATGGTGTGAGACAAAGATTGAGCTTCACGACCATCTGTCGGCGGAAACAGTCAAGGGACGGGTCGCATTAATCAGAGCGCGCATGCTGCTTACAGCCAAACGGATCATCAAGCAGACGCCATTGCTTTGGGAAAGTTTCACGAAGCTTCGTGAAAAGTTTGCAGCGAAATAA
- the cysK gene encoding cysteine synthase: MDIKNGLVDAIGNTPMIRLKKASEETGCEILGKCEFLNPGQSVKDRAALYIIKDAVAKGDLKPGGVIVEGTAGNTGIGLALVGNALGFRSVIVIPETQSQEKKDMLRLCGAELIEVPAVPYKDPNNYVKYSGRLAEELAAREPNGAIWANQFDNVANRLAHIETTGPEIWKQTDGKVDGFICAVGTGGTLAGTGMALKEKNKDIQIGLADPMGAALFNFYKNGELKAEGSSITEGIGQGRITANLEDAPIDHPFQIPDSEALPICFDLLSDEGLCLGGSSGINIAGAMRLAKAMGPGHTIVTILCDYGTRYQSKMFNPAFLKEQGLPVPSWM; the protein is encoded by the coding sequence ATGGACATTAAAAACGGCCTCGTGGACGCCATCGGAAACACCCCCATGATACGCCTCAAAAAGGCGTCGGAAGAAACAGGGTGCGAAATCCTGGGTAAATGCGAATTCCTAAATCCCGGACAGTCGGTCAAAGACAGGGCAGCGCTGTACATCATTAAGGATGCTGTTGCCAAAGGCGATCTGAAGCCAGGCGGCGTGATCGTCGAAGGCACTGCAGGCAACACAGGCATTGGCTTGGCGCTTGTGGGCAATGCGCTGGGCTTCCGCTCTGTCATCGTCATCCCAGAGACACAGTCTCAGGAGAAGAAAGACATGCTGCGGCTTTGCGGGGCTGAACTCATTGAAGTCCCTGCTGTCCCCTATAAAGACCCAAACAATTACGTCAAATATTCCGGCCGCCTTGCAGAAGAACTCGCCGCCAGGGAACCCAATGGAGCCATCTGGGCAAACCAGTTCGACAATGTCGCCAATCGGCTCGCACACATTGAAACAACGGGTCCTGAAATCTGGAAGCAGACAGATGGCAAGGTGGACGGTTTCATTTGCGCAGTCGGAACCGGTGGAACACTGGCGGGAACTGGCATGGCGCTAAAGGAAAAGAACAAAGACATCCAGATCGGTCTGGCTGATCCTATGGGTGCTGCACTCTTCAACTTCTACAAAAACGGCGAGTTGAAAGCTGAAGGCAGTTCCATCACCGAAGGAATTGGTCAGGGGCGCATCACAGCGAACCTTGAAGATGCACCAATCGACCATCCCTTTCAGATCCCGGATTCCGAAGCGCTGCCGATTTGCTTCGATCTCCTCAGCGACGAAGGTCTTTGCCTCGGTGGCTCAAGCGGCATTAACATCGCCGGTGCCATGAGACTGGCGAAGGCGATGGGCCCAGGGCATACCATTGTGACGATCCTTTGCGACTATGGAACGCGCTATCAAAGCAAGATGTTCAATCCCGCCTTCCTGAAGGAACAGGGACTGCCTGTCCCTTCTTGGATGTAA